The following coding sequences are from one Anguilla anguilla isolate fAngAng1 chromosome 12, fAngAng1.pri, whole genome shotgun sequence window:
- the LOC118209225 gene encoding uncharacterized membrane protein C3orf80 homolog — MLNPLNDTTPCFTFLTVALIYICQAVRNCGEVECRDDQRCCAQGNGSTTISCCKLNRHTFYDNVGWVTRKLSGILILLLLFAMGYFIQRMICPRPRRHHERHEEPSLFRGPATASQDSLLDRFPEYTLENFSSPVLQLPAYDEVKYLPTYEETMQEVDRDRSNDHLLMTSSVEPESVAVAGPRASAPDTRTLRNSV, encoded by the coding sequence ATGCTTAATCCTTTAAATGATACAACGCCGTGTTTTACTTTTCTGACTGTGGCTCTTATTTACATCTGTCAGGCGGTCCGAAATTGCGGAGAGGTTGAGTGCCGGGACGACCAGCGATGCTGCGCGCAAGGTAACGGTAGCACCACCATTAGCTGCTGCAAGCTAAACCGGCACACCTTTTATGACAACGTCGGCTGGGTGACGCGGAAACTATCGGGGATTCTGATCCTGTTGCTCTTGTTTGCCATGGGCTACTTTATTCAGCGCATGATCTGTCCCAGACCTCGCAGGCACCACGAGCGGCACGAGGAGCCCTCGCTCTTCCGCGGACCCGCCACGGCGTCCCAGGACTCTTTGCTCGACCGCTTCCCGGAGTACACACTGGAGAACTTCTCCTCTCCGGTCCTGCAGCTGCCGGCGTACGATGAGGTCAAATACCTGCCGACCTACGAGGAGACCATGCAAGAGGTTGACAGGGACCGCTCAAACGACCATTTACTAATGACATCGTCAGTGGAACCCGAATCCGTAGCGGTAGCCGGACCAAGAGCATCGGCACCAGACACCAGGACTTTACGGAACTCTGTTTGA